The Perca fluviatilis chromosome 2, GENO_Pfluv_1.0, whole genome shotgun sequence genome includes a region encoding these proteins:
- the LOC120549238 gene encoding uncharacterized protein LOC120549238: protein MKRAKYHSMSQTGDVSMEPLKWPIAPDGYIPNSVIRNWRKKRKDLNNVYCFDDFYSSHQVNKCTANDEEHVSTRVFWIIQDDEEEEEKTDDVKWRTGEKEDEKNEKAKKEKTKVQEKERVDEKKEKEEHKMERYVLTQINTNTTLQNQLKTFDDGQMNLEPQRQEVHSTFNPRKTVNFLPTICPKHGPKQLREQTKLHETITPPLQSGTERYSVSDKQRTSSLIPKEWPEPPLESPVVSVDAVIPKQEPRTSCIPPTKPENMTPYPLKAPPSTPEDHQPQLDLWPPKCSPMKREIKRDKGFLLSSTKYNNIRDQLQVTLDQKVLKLYKKLKAGTKNSSRLGKHSTITEHPATSKAMQARKGFCPPADSKAIHTLQDFCSPWVAQLAAREHPVKSSNARQLAATIPATGHQRLVQKIQMKDTLEPASFHFHHVIPMYSQQSFFTLNPSGTTQYGRLQFHWIRGHDIGGFVPSL, encoded by the exons ATGAAGAGGGCCAAATATCACAGTATGTCTCAAACTGGTGATGTGAGCATGGAGCCTCTGAAATGGCCAATAGCTCCAGATGGCTACATCCCCAACTCTGTCATCCGAAActggaggaagaagagaaaggaTCTTAACAATGTGTACTGTTTTGATGACTTTTATAGTTCTCATCAGGTGAATAAATGCACAGCAAATGATGAGGAACATGTGAGCACAAGAGTTTTCTGGATCATACAAgatgatgaggaagaggaagaaaagacagATGATGTGAAATGGAGAACGGGCGAAAAGGAAGATGAGAAAAATGAGAAAGCCAAGAAGGAAAAAACAAAGGTGCAGGAAAAGGAAAGGGTGGatgagaagaaagagaaggaagaacACAAGATGGAAAGATATGTCCTGACGCAGATAAACACTAACACTACTCTGCAGAACCAGCTGAAAACATTTGATGACGGACAAATGAATTTGGAGCCTCAAAGGCAAGAAGTCCACTCAACATTTAATCCAAGAAAGACTGTGAACTTCCT acCAACCATCTGTCCTAAACATGGACCTAAACAACTCAGAGAGCAAACAAAGCTTCATGAAACCATCACACCTCCCCTCCAGTCGGGCACAGAGAGATACTCTGTGTCCGATAAACAAAGAACATCCAGTTTAATTCCTAAAG AGTGGCCGGAGCCTCCATTGGAAAGTCCTGTGGTGTCTGTAGATGCTGTCATCCCAAAGCAAG AACCCAGAACCTCGTGCATACCACCTACAAAGCCCGAAAACATGACTCCTTATCCCCTGAAGGCTCCTCCTTCAACCCCAGAGGATCATCAACCCCAACTAGACCTTTGGCCTCCTAAATGCTCGCCAATGAAgcgagagataaagagagataaAGGGTTCCTCCTGTCTTCGACCAAATATAACAACATCAGAGACCAACTACAGGTAACCCTTGATCAAAAAGTCTTGAAGCTTTATAAAAAATTGAAAGCTGGCACCAAGAACTCGTCACGCCTTGGAAAACACTCCACCATTACTGAGCACCCAGCTACTTCTAAGGCTATGCAGGCTCGCAAAGGCTTCTGTCCTCCTGCTGATTCTAAGGCTATACACACTCTCCAAGACTTCTGTTCTCCATGGGTAGCACAGTTGGCCGCTAGAGAGCATCCAGTCAAGTCTTCCAATGCCAGACAACTTGCGGCAACCATCCCAGCAACAGGACATCAGAGATTGGTGCAAAAGATCCAGATGAAAGACACTCTAGAACCAGCATCCTTTCACTTCCACCATGTGATCCCAATGTACTCCCAACAGAGCTTCTTTACTTTGAATCCATCTGGGACGACCCAGTACGGAAGGCTGCAGTTTCACTGGATAAGGGGACATGATATAGGTGGCTTTGTTCCATCTTTATAG